A DNA window from Pseudarthrobacter sp. W1I19 contains the following coding sequences:
- a CDS encoding histidine phosphatase family protein yields the protein MKLLLIRHGQTPGNVLGQLDTAHPGPGLTELGERQAEALARSLANERIDALYASTLIRTQITAAPLGRLHSLDVAVLDGLHEIEAGALEKLTDHESHKRYMGTVISWAAGDLDQRMPAGPDGHDFFGRFDAAIATALERSSGQEATVAVVSHGAAIRTWAGRRAEGADSEFAAKHVLANTGIVALEGDPGNGWKLLHWDGSPVGGLALADPTAEDPTGKNVAEP from the coding sequence ATGAAGCTGCTCCTCATCCGCCACGGGCAAACCCCCGGCAACGTGCTTGGCCAACTGGACACGGCCCACCCCGGCCCCGGCCTGACCGAACTGGGCGAACGGCAGGCGGAAGCCCTGGCCCGCTCGCTGGCGAATGAGCGGATCGACGCCCTGTACGCGTCCACTCTCATCAGGACCCAGATCACCGCGGCGCCGCTGGGCCGGCTGCACAGCCTGGATGTGGCGGTGCTTGACGGCCTGCACGAGATCGAGGCAGGGGCACTGGAAAAGCTGACCGACCACGAGTCGCACAAACGGTACATGGGAACAGTGATTTCCTGGGCGGCAGGGGACCTTGACCAGCGGATGCCTGCGGGTCCGGACGGGCACGACTTCTTCGGGCGATTCGACGCAGCCATCGCAACCGCCCTGGAGCGATCATCAGGCCAGGAGGCCACCGTGGCTGTGGTCAGCCACGGTGCTGCCATCCGTACCTGGGCCGGGCGCAGGGCAGAGGGCGCGGACTCCGAATTCGCTGCGAAGCATGTACTGGCCAACACAGGAATCGTTGCCCTGGAGGGCGATCCGGGCAATGGCTGGAAGCTCCTGCATTGGGACGGCAGCCCCGTGGGCGGGCTGGCACTTGCCGATCCCACCGCGGAGGACCCCACCGGAAAGAACGTGGCGGAGCCCTAA
- a CDS encoding MarR family winged helix-turn-helix transcriptional regulator has product MRSTGNEGSGYWYGPDGQLDYSAAVLKSLRDYRAAETAVRRSTRDSMGMGETDILALRYLLRAQASGRSVAPKDLSQFLSITSASTTSLIDRLVASGHLRREAHPTDRRSVVVVPTVESDKEVRVTLGAMHRRMMAVAETLGAEEARVVVDFLQRMAEALEHLDEGHQEK; this is encoded by the coding sequence ATGCGCTCTACGGGAAATGAAGGCTCCGGCTACTGGTACGGCCCGGACGGCCAGCTCGATTACAGTGCGGCGGTACTGAAGTCGCTGCGTGACTACCGGGCAGCTGAGACAGCGGTCCGCCGTTCCACCCGGGACTCCATGGGTATGGGCGAGACGGATATCCTCGCGCTGCGCTACCTGCTCCGCGCCCAGGCTTCCGGCAGGAGTGTCGCGCCCAAGGACTTGAGCCAGTTTTTGAGCATCACCAGCGCTTCCACTACCTCGCTCATCGACAGGCTCGTGGCCAGCGGGCATCTGCGGCGCGAGGCGCACCCCACTGACCGGCGATCCGTGGTGGTGGTTCCGACTGTGGAGTCGGACAAAGAGGTACGGGTGACGCTTGGGGCAATGCACCGGAGGATGATGGCTGTGGCGGAAACGCTGGGTGCCGAGGAGGCGCGGGTAGTAGTCGATTTCCTGCAGCGCATGGCTGAGGCCCTGGAGCACCTCGATGAAGGGCATCAGGAAAAGTAG
- a CDS encoding serine/threonine-protein kinase, producing MSTHAPVMGQKQATLLPGPTVAGRYELKERLGRGSLAEVFRAVDREGGPNVAVKVAVGHSRKHFERTTNEAAVLAGLDHPSIIRFITEGVMAAGTPLAGRPYLVEELALGTSLAEAARARPPLAGDVASWAAGLFGALAHLHGKGLVHRDIKPANLMLSGLRRSPVRIIDFGIVTAMGAPPEPGISSGTVHYMSPEQAGGGPARTTWDVYAMGLVLLELLTGAKAFPGTAIESLVARTLRSPAIPHSLGPGWCNLLQALTAMDSDARPTAAEAAAMAGRLVRTPPAAKASGPCRKLTVFPSRRIGQLA from the coding sequence ATGAGCACGCATGCCCCGGTGATGGGGCAGAAGCAGGCCACGCTCCTGCCCGGGCCAACCGTGGCGGGACGCTACGAACTCAAGGAACGGCTGGGCCGCGGTTCGCTCGCTGAAGTCTTCCGCGCCGTTGACCGTGAGGGCGGTCCGAACGTTGCCGTCAAGGTGGCTGTGGGCCACTCGAGGAAACACTTCGAGCGGACCACGAACGAAGCCGCCGTCCTGGCAGGACTGGATCATCCGTCGATCATCAGGTTCATCACCGAGGGCGTGATGGCTGCCGGGACGCCGCTGGCCGGGCGTCCTTATCTGGTCGAGGAACTGGCCCTGGGAACGAGCCTCGCCGAAGCGGCCCGCGCCCGTCCACCCTTGGCCGGCGACGTTGCCAGCTGGGCCGCCGGCCTCTTCGGAGCCTTGGCCCACCTGCACGGGAAGGGCCTGGTGCACCGCGATATCAAGCCGGCCAACCTGATGCTGAGCGGGCTGCGGAGGAGTCCGGTGCGCATCATCGATTTCGGCATCGTAACTGCGATGGGCGCGCCGCCTGAGCCTGGCATCTCATCGGGAACAGTCCACTACATGAGCCCGGAACAAGCCGGGGGCGGACCCGCGCGCACCACCTGGGATGTCTACGCCATGGGACTGGTGCTGCTGGAGCTGCTAACCGGAGCCAAGGCTTTCCCCGGCACGGCCATCGAGTCGCTGGTGGCCAGGACTCTCCGAAGCCCCGCTATTCCACACTCCCTTGGTCCTGGCTGGTGCAACCTGCTCCAGGCGCTGACGGCAATGGACAGCGATGCGCGGCCGACGGCTGCCGAGGCCGCCGCAATGGCCGGCCGGCTCGTACGGACCCCACCTGCGGCGAAGGCCAGCGGTCCTTGCAGGAAATTGACCGTGTTCCCCTCGCGCCGGATCGGGCAGCTGGCTTAG
- a CDS encoding phage holin family protein: MRLIARVLINGLALWVAGWILPGLEISSYATADAVAKTGVTQGTDIIGIVLAYLFIGLIFGLVNALVRPLVSLLALPLTILTLGLFTIVINAAMLYLTSWISSYTPVHFTIDSFFWTAVLAAIIITLVSLVAGRITGTRR; the protein is encoded by the coding sequence ATGAGACTGATTGCCCGGGTCCTGATCAACGGCCTCGCCCTCTGGGTGGCGGGCTGGATACTGCCAGGGCTGGAGATCTCCAGCTACGCCACAGCCGATGCGGTGGCCAAGACCGGCGTGACACAGGGGACGGACATCATCGGGATTGTCCTCGCCTACCTGTTCATCGGCCTCATCTTCGGCCTGGTGAATGCTTTGGTCCGCCCCCTGGTGAGCCTCCTCGCTCTGCCCCTCACCATCCTGACTCTCGGCCTGTTCACCATCGTGATCAATGCTGCGATGCTCTACCTGACCTCCTGGATCAGCAGTTATACCCCCGTGCACTTCACCATCGATTCCTTCTTCTGGACCGCCGTTTTAGCGGCGATCATCATTACCCTGGTCTCACTCGTGGCCGGCAGGATTACCGGAACCCGGCGATAG
- the purB gene encoding adenylosuccinate lyase has product MPETAATADTRTPSGRLALAASPEKIALGPLDGRYQSAVAPLVDYLSEAALNRDRVAVEVEWLIHLTSNNVLPGAGPLTEQQQEQLRAIVTEFDAASVAELAEIEAVTVHDVKAVEYYIGRRLPAIGVENLTAMVHFGCTSEDINNLSYALGVKGAVEDVWLPAARALVAQISKMAQDNRAVPMLSRTHGQPATPTTLGKELAVIAHRLTRQLDRIAKTEYLGKINGATGTYAAHVASVPGADWQQVSKSFVEALGLTWNPLTTQIESHDWQAELYADVARFNRILHNVCTDIWSYISIGYFAQIPVAGATGSSTMPHKVNPIRFENAEANLEISNGLLDTLGATLVTSRWQRDLTDSSSQRNIGVAFGHSLLAISNVAKGLERLDVAEDVLAGDLDTNWEVLGEAIQMVMRAEAIAGVEGMENPYERLKDLTRGQRVDAARMQEFVQGLGLSADAEARLLALTPGKYTGIADQLVDHLK; this is encoded by the coding sequence ATGCCTGAAACCGCCGCCACAGCTGATACCCGTACGCCCTCAGGACGCCTGGCCCTCGCCGCGTCCCCGGAAAAAATCGCGCTTGGCCCGCTGGACGGCCGCTACCAGTCTGCCGTCGCGCCCCTCGTTGACTACTTGTCCGAGGCAGCCCTCAACCGCGACCGCGTGGCCGTGGAAGTTGAATGGCTCATCCACCTGACCAGCAACAACGTCCTCCCGGGCGCCGGTCCCCTGACCGAGCAGCAGCAGGAGCAGCTTCGCGCGATCGTCACCGAATTCGACGCCGCCTCCGTGGCAGAACTCGCCGAAATCGAGGCAGTCACTGTCCATGACGTGAAGGCTGTGGAGTACTACATCGGCCGCCGACTGCCCGCCATCGGCGTCGAAAACCTGACCGCTATGGTGCACTTTGGCTGCACCTCCGAGGACATCAACAACCTCTCCTACGCACTGGGCGTCAAGGGTGCTGTGGAGGACGTGTGGCTCCCCGCGGCACGGGCACTGGTGGCCCAGATCAGCAAGATGGCGCAGGACAACCGGGCCGTCCCCATGCTGTCGCGCACCCACGGCCAGCCCGCCACCCCCACCACGCTCGGCAAGGAACTGGCGGTCATCGCGCACCGCCTGACCCGCCAGCTGGACCGCATCGCCAAAACTGAATACCTGGGCAAGATCAACGGAGCCACCGGCACCTACGCAGCCCATGTTGCGTCCGTTCCCGGCGCGGACTGGCAGCAGGTGTCCAAGTCCTTCGTGGAGGCCCTGGGACTGACCTGGAACCCGCTCACCACTCAAATCGAGAGCCATGACTGGCAGGCGGAACTCTACGCCGACGTCGCGCGCTTCAACCGCATCCTCCACAACGTCTGCACGGACATCTGGAGCTACATCTCCATCGGCTACTTCGCGCAGATCCCCGTGGCAGGTGCCACGGGATCGTCCACGATGCCGCACAAGGTTAACCCCATCCGCTTTGAAAACGCAGAGGCGAACCTGGAGATCTCCAACGGCCTGCTGGACACCCTGGGGGCAACGCTGGTCACCTCCCGCTGGCAGCGGGACCTCACGGACTCCTCCAGCCAGCGCAACATCGGTGTGGCGTTCGGCCACTCCCTGCTGGCCATCTCCAACGTCGCCAAGGGCCTGGAACGCCTCGATGTGGCGGAGGATGTGCTGGCCGGGGACCTCGACACCAACTGGGAAGTCCTGGGCGAAGCCATCCAGATGGTGATGCGCGCCGAGGCGATTGCCGGCGTCGAGGGCATGGAAAATCCCTATGAGCGGCTCAAGGACCTGACCCGCGGACAGCGGGTTGACGCCGCCCGGATGCAGGAGTTCGTGCAGGGCCTTGGCCTTTCGGCCGACGCCGAGGCGCGCCTGCTCGCGCTGACGCCCGGCAAGTACACGGGCATCGCGGACCAGCTGGTGGACCACCTGAAGTAG